A part of Tistrella mobilis genomic DNA contains:
- a CDS encoding ArnT family glycosyltransferase: MTTTTTERAARPGLARTAAADLVLAAAMLLVLGMTAILFRPPLPVDETRYLTVAWDMTRAGNLLVPHLDGQGYTHKPPLLFWAIRLVWAVFGVSETAARLVPVGFAAGLLWATHALGRRLWPERPGVAPLALPLLVGMGPVTLFATMVMFDVPVALGVTIALIGLHDLAHHGRPRDMVVTGLGLGIGLLAKGPVAAVFVLPALIAAPLWAGRVPPGGWRRFALKGLGALAIGIAMILGWALPAALAGGPEFARMLLWGQTAGRVVQAFDHARPWWFYPAILPAMLLPFLVVPAFWRRLRASLGRPDAGSRLCLVVAAGAFLVMSFVSAKQIHYLLPALGPVALLLARMADGAPMRPLNRWLRRTWLLPAALVAVAGIIAALPPVVGRLAGMSGTVIAWGPLAVALVAGLAVVAAAIHASPDLAPAAALKRAALAWVGVLVMLTVYGGLGPFRAFDIRPAAQEVARLVAADGGPVVFVGGSHDGMLDFQGRLTAPVTEFPADGDITRWASDNPGGIIAGRIDARGAPGWTPVYVQPFRSRRMAVWRAADRPQ; the protein is encoded by the coding sequence ATGACCACCACCACGACGGAACGTGCCGCCCGCCCGGGCCTGGCCCGGACGGCTGCGGCCGATCTTGTGCTTGCGGCAGCCATGCTGCTGGTGCTGGGCATGACCGCCATTCTGTTCCGCCCGCCGCTGCCGGTGGACGAGACCCGCTATCTGACGGTTGCCTGGGACATGACCCGGGCCGGCAACCTGCTGGTGCCGCATCTGGACGGCCAGGGCTATACCCACAAGCCGCCGCTGCTGTTCTGGGCGATCCGCCTGGTCTGGGCTGTGTTTGGTGTTTCGGAGACCGCCGCACGGCTGGTGCCGGTGGGGTTTGCCGCCGGTCTGCTGTGGGCGACCCATGCGCTGGGCCGCCGGCTGTGGCCCGAACGGCCGGGGGTGGCACCGCTTGCCCTGCCGCTGCTGGTGGGCATGGGGCCGGTCACGCTGTTCGCCACCATGGTGATGTTCGACGTGCCGGTGGCGCTGGGGGTGACGATCGCCCTGATCGGCCTGCATGATCTGGCCCATCATGGCCGGCCGCGGGACATGGTGGTGACCGGTCTGGGGCTGGGCATCGGCCTGCTGGCCAAGGGGCCGGTGGCGGCGGTGTTCGTGCTGCCGGCGCTGATCGCGGCCCCGCTCTGGGCGGGCCGGGTGCCGCCCGGCGGATGGAGGCGCTTCGCCCTTAAGGGGCTGGGGGCCCTGGCGATCGGCATCGCCATGATCCTGGGCTGGGCCCTGCCGGCGGCGCTGGCGGGCGGGCCCGAATTCGCCCGCATGCTGCTGTGGGGCCAGACCGCCGGCCGGGTGGTGCAGGCTTTCGACCATGCCCGGCCCTGGTGGTTCTATCCGGCGATCCTGCCCGCGATGCTGCTGCCCTTCCTGGTGGTGCCGGCCTTCTGGCGCCGGCTGCGCGCCAGCCTGGGCCGGCCCGATGCCGGCAGCCGTCTGTGCCTGGTCGTGGCCGCCGGCGCCTTTCTGGTGATGAGCTTCGTCAGCGCCAAGCAGATCCATTATCTGCTGCCGGCGCTGGGCCCGGTGGCGCTGCTGCTGGCCCGCATGGCCGACGGCGCGCCGATGCGGCCGCTGAACCGCTGGCTGCGCCGGACCTGGCTGCTGCCGGCGGCCCTGGTCGCGGTGGCGGGCATCATTGCCGCCCTGCCGCCTGTCGTCGGGCGGCTGGCCGGCATGTCCGGGACCGTCATCGCCTGGGGGCCGCTGGCGGTGGCGCTGGTGGCGGGGCTGGCGGTGGTGGCGGCGGCGATCCATGCCTCGCCCGATCTCGCCCCGGCCGCGGCGCTGAAGCGGGCGGCGCTCGCCTGGGTGGGCGTGCTGGTGATGCTGACCGTCTATGGCGGGCTCGGCCCCTTCCGGGCCTTCGACATCCGGCCGGCAGCGCAGGAGGTTGCCCGGCTGGTGGCGGCGGATGGCGGGCCGGTGGTGTTCGTCGGCGGCAGCCATGACGGCATGCTCGATTTCCAGGGCCGGCTGACGGCGCCGGTGACCGAATTCCCCGCCGATGGCGACATTACCCGCTGGGCGTCGGACAACCCCGGCGGCATCATCGCCGGACGCATCGATGCCCGGGGCGCACCCGGCTGGACCCCCGTCTATGTCCAGCCCTTCCGCAGCCGCCGGATGGCGGTCTGGCGGGCGGCCGACCGGCCGCAGTGA
- a CDS encoding PA0069 family radical SAM protein, translating to MDPFKPLTRRPGQRQAEADRAAAAARLGLDPHRGRGAVSNRDGRFERFSHQAADDGWGRPEADEASGTREASGATAGTRRKTELRGVVARTALARNDSPDIPFDASINPYRGCEHGCIYCYARPSHAYLGLSPGLDFETVIEVKRGLAEALIRDLAKPGYVPSTITIGGNTDPYQPAEKTEGLTRAAIEVLTRHRHPFTIITKSALVLRDLDLIAPAAAAGLAQVAVSVTTLDAGLARAMEPRAATPGRRIDAIRGLAAAGVPVTVMAAPLVPGLTDHELEGILAAAAEAGAVRAGWIMLRLPREIAGLFEEWLRLERPARAERVLAAVRATRGGALYDSGFGRRMTGTGIEAKLIADRFRLACRKLGLNQRSYKLTTALFTPPARPTKAERAGQMDLFGRG from the coding sequence ATGGATCCCTTCAAACCCCTGACCCGACGGCCCGGCCAGCGCCAGGCCGAGGCCGATCGTGCGGCCGCCGCGGCACGGCTCGGTCTCGACCCGCATCGCGGGCGGGGTGCCGTCAGCAATCGCGACGGCCGCTTCGAACGTTTCAGCCACCAGGCCGCCGATGACGGCTGGGGCCGTCCCGAGGCGGACGAAGCCTCCGGTACGAGGGAAGCCTCCGGGGCGACGGCCGGCACGCGCCGCAAGACCGAACTGCGCGGCGTGGTCGCGCGCACGGCCCTTGCCCGCAACGACAGCCCCGACATCCCCTTCGATGCCTCGATCAACCCCTATCGGGGCTGCGAGCACGGTTGCATCTACTGCTATGCCCGGCCGAGCCATGCCTATCTGGGCCTGTCGCCGGGGCTCGATTTCGAAACGGTGATCGAGGTGAAGCGCGGCCTGGCCGAGGCGCTGATCCGCGACCTGGCGAAGCCCGGCTATGTTCCCTCCACCATCACCATCGGCGGCAATACCGATCCCTATCAGCCGGCCGAAAAGACCGAGGGGCTGACCAGGGCGGCGATCGAGGTGCTGACCCGCCACCGCCACCCCTTCACCATCATCACCAAATCGGCGCTGGTGCTGCGCGATCTGGACCTGATCGCGCCGGCCGCCGCCGCGGGGCTCGCCCAGGTGGCCGTCTCGGTCACCACGCTGGATGCCGGCCTCGCCCGCGCCATGGAACCCCGCGCCGCCACCCCCGGCCGCCGGATCGATGCGATCCGCGGCCTGGCCGCGGCCGGCGTGCCGGTGACCGTGATGGCGGCACCGCTGGTCCCCGGCCTCACCGATCACGAACTGGAGGGCATTCTCGCCGCCGCGGCAGAGGCGGGCGCGGTGCGCGCCGGCTGGATCATGCTGCGCCTGCCGCGGGAAATCGCCGGCCTGTTCGAGGAATGGCTGCGCCTGGAACGCCCGGCCCGGGCCGAACGGGTTCTGGCAGCCGTGCGCGCCACCCGCGGCGGCGCGCTCTATGACAGCGGCTTCGGCCGGCGGATGACCGGCACCGGCATCGAGGCGAAGCTGATCGCCGACCGCTTCCGCCTCGCCTGCCGCAAGCTCGGCCTCAACCAACGCTCCTACAAGCTCACCACCGCCCTCTTCACGCCGCCGGCCCGCCCCACAAAAGCGGAGCGGGCCGGCCAGATGGATCTGTTCGGGCGGGGTTGA
- the moaB gene encoding molybdenum cofactor biosynthesis protein B, with protein sequence MPGRIDESRPFLAVNIALLTVSDSRTPETDTSGDLLAGRIAEAGHTLAARLILPDDEDRLAAQFAAWAADPEIDVVISTGGTGVTGRDVTPEALRRVIEKPIEGFGELFRWLSFAKIGTSTVQSRALAGVAKGTYFFAVPGSTSACRDAWDEILVLQLDNRHRPCNFVELMPRLREHEA encoded by the coding sequence ATGCCCGGCCGCATCGACGAGAGCCGCCCGTTTCTGGCCGTCAACATCGCCCTGCTGACGGTCTCCGACAGCCGCACGCCCGAGACCGACACCTCCGGTGACCTGCTCGCCGGCCGCATCGCAGAGGCCGGCCACACCCTGGCCGCCCGGCTGATCCTGCCCGATGACGAAGACCGGCTGGCCGCGCAATTCGCCGCCTGGGCCGCAGATCCCGAAATCGACGTCGTGATCTCGACCGGCGGCACCGGCGTCACCGGCCGCGACGTCACCCCGGAAGCCCTGCGCCGGGTGATCGAGAAGCCGATCGAGGGCTTCGGCGAGCTGTTCCGCTGGCTGTCCTTCGCCAAGATCGGCACCTCGACGGTCCAGTCCCGCGCCCTCGCCGGCGTGGCGAAGGGCACCTATTTCTTCGCCGTGCCCGGCTCCACCTCGGCCTGCCGCGATGCCTGGGACGAGATCCTGGTCCTGCAGCTCGACAACCGCCACCGCCCGTGCAATTTCGTCGAGCTGATGCCGCGGCTGCGCGAACACGAAGCCTGA
- a CDS encoding energy transducer TonB → MSAGADMLHGPGAVRWGAAGLVILALHGGALLVAAAPWEMTPPPPLPEAAVMIDLAPLPAAPPSPAPTPPQEAAPDPAPAPEPEVVEPDLPDLPPPPPVPVPDPEPLQVAPKPRPKPPAPPKPRVQTPPKPVPPKVQKPVEQPPETVPENATAQASGAPAAPTQSNAPAGPPAPAAPSSYMTTDAARSWQAEMFAHLERHRRYPRQAQLRNQQGQVTLRFSIDREGHVLASSIERPSGNALFDRETLAMMKRADPLPPPPDDIPSTELTFVVPVIFSLR, encoded by the coding sequence ATGAGCGCCGGCGCCGACATGCTGCACGGCCCCGGCGCGGTGCGCTGGGGGGCCGCCGGGCTGGTGATCCTGGCGCTGCACGGCGGCGCCCTGCTGGTCGCAGCCGCCCCCTGGGAGATGACCCCGCCGCCGCCGCTGCCGGAAGCGGCGGTGATGATCGATCTCGCCCCGCTGCCGGCCGCACCGCCATCGCCCGCCCCCACCCCGCCGCAGGAGGCCGCCCCCGATCCGGCGCCGGCCCCCGAACCCGAGGTGGTGGAGCCCGACCTGCCCGATCTGCCGCCGCCACCGCCCGTGCCGGTGCCGGACCCGGAACCCCTGCAGGTCGCGCCGAAGCCCAGGCCCAAGCCGCCGGCACCGCCCAAGCCCCGGGTCCAGACCCCGCCCAAGCCGGTGCCGCCCAAGGTGCAGAAGCCGGTGGAGCAGCCGCCCGAAACCGTGCCCGAGAACGCGACCGCCCAGGCATCCGGTGCCCCGGCGGCGCCGACGCAGTCGAACGCACCGGCCGGGCCGCCCGCCCCTGCGGCCCCCTCGTCCTATATGACCACCGATGCCGCGCGCAGCTGGCAGGCGGAGATGTTCGCCCATCTGGAACGCCATCGCCGCTATCCGCGCCAGGCCCAGCTGCGCAACCAGCAGGGCCAGGTGACGCTGCGCTTCAGCATCGACCGTGAAGGCCATGTGCTCGCCTCATCCATCGAGCGTCCCTCGGGCAATGCGCTCTTCGACCGCGAGACCCTGGCGATGATGAAGCGCGCCGATCCGCTGCCGCCGCCGCCCGACGACATCCCGTCGACGGAACTCACCTTTGTGGTCCCCGTCATCTTCTCGCTGCGCTGA
- the exbD gene encoding TonB system transport protein ExbD, which produces MAARLDDGDDLTESHEINVTPFIDVMLVLLIIFMVAAPLATVDVPVNLPTSTATPQPRPAKPVFLTIKQDLSLALGEEAVPRDQLKAALDKATQNNPDERILLRADQSVDYGQLMGVMNELRTAGYLKIGLVGLESATAAAAAAGQQQAAAR; this is translated from the coding sequence ATGGCCGCCAGGCTCGACGACGGCGACGATCTGACCGAATCGCACGAAATCAACGTCACGCCCTTCATCGACGTCATGCTGGTGCTGCTGATCATCTTCATGGTCGCAGCCCCCCTCGCCACCGTCGATGTGCCGGTCAACCTGCCCACCTCCACCGCCACGCCCCAGCCGCGCCCCGCCAAGCCGGTCTTCCTGACCATCAAACAGGATCTGAGCCTGGCGCTCGGCGAAGAGGCCGTGCCGCGCGATCAGCTGAAGGCCGCGCTGGACAAGGCGACGCAGAACAACCCCGACGAGCGCATCCTGCTCCGCGCCGATCAGAGCGTCGATTACGGCCAGCTGATGGGGGTGATGAACGAGCTGCGGACCGCCGGCTATCTCAAGATCGGCCTGGTCGGCCTTGAATCCGCCACCGCCGCGGCCGCGGCCGCCGGGCAGCAGCAGGCCGCCGCCAGATGA
- the exbB gene encoding tonB-system energizer ExbB — MRHTAFRHLTAAILLAMTATAPAMAQSPVTDPGPATTSAPATEGVQAAPQPVAGEALPAAEEAATEETAIEEDAAMAATLPHDLSPIGMFMAADIVVKAVMTGLALASIATWTVWLVKSLELAAARRRVRRDLAMLDEARSLAEAVTGMDGQRGPAAALVRAAVAETRITREVTAGRPPASGAGPASGAGLESRVASRLARIEARAGRMIARGTGILATIGSTAPFVGLFGTVWGIMNSFIGISESQTTNLAVVAPGIAEALLATAIGLVAAIPAVIIYNIFARAITGYRAELADASAAVARLVSRDLDRGGIAVVPAQTIGG; from the coding sequence ATGCGCCACACGGCTTTCAGACACCTCACCGCCGCCATCCTGCTTGCGATGACGGCAACGGCCCCGGCGATGGCCCAAAGCCCTGTGACGGACCCGGGCCCTGCGACGACCTCGGCCCCCGCAACGGAGGGCGTCCAGGCCGCACCGCAGCCGGTCGCCGGAGAGGCCCTGCCGGCCGCTGAAGAGGCTGCGACCGAAGAGACGGCAATCGAAGAAGACGCCGCGATGGCCGCCACCCTGCCCCACGACCTGTCGCCGATCGGCATGTTCATGGCCGCCGACATCGTGGTGAAGGCGGTGATGACCGGGCTTGCCCTCGCCTCCATCGCCACCTGGACGGTCTGGCTGGTGAAAAGCCTGGAGCTGGCCGCCGCCCGCCGCCGGGTCCGCCGCGATCTGGCGATGCTCGACGAGGCGCGCAGCCTGGCCGAAGCCGTGACCGGCATGGACGGGCAGCGCGGCCCCGCCGCCGCCCTGGTCCGCGCGGCGGTGGCCGAGACCCGTATCACCCGCGAGGTGACCGCCGGCCGGCCGCCCGCATCCGGTGCCGGCCCCGCATCCGGTGCCGGCCTTGAATCCCGCGTCGCCTCGCGCCTTGCCCGCATCGAGGCCCGGGCCGGGCGAATGATCGCCCGCGGCACCGGCATCCTGGCGACCATCGGCTCCACCGCCCCCTTCGTCGGCCTGTTCGGCACGGTCTGGGGCATCATGAACAGCTTCATCGGCATCAGCGAAAGCCAGACCACCAATCTGGCCGTGGTCGCCCCCGGCATCGCCGAAGCCCTGCTCGCCACCGCCATCGGCCTGGTGGCCGCGATCCCGGCGGTGATCATCTACAACATCTTCGCCCGCGCCATCACCGGCTACCGCGCCGAGCTGGCCGATGCCTCGGCGGCCGTCGCGCGCCTGGTGTCGCGCGATCTGGACCGCGGCGGCATCGCGGTGGTGCCCGCCCAGACGATCGGAGGCTGA